In the genome of Streptomyces sp. NBC_00433, the window GAAGATGATGGTCAGCAGCACCAGCAGGGCGGGGAAGGCGATCATCTCGCCCTTGCTGATGTCCTTCTTGGCCATGTCGTCGGTGACGACGGCGAGCGGGACGACGCCGCCGACCTGCTTGGTCAGCCCTGGTGCGGCCAGGTCGTCCCTGATGTCCTTGTACTGCTTGCTCTTGATGTCCTGGTCCTGCGACTTCAGGGTGATCAGGACGCCGGTGGAGTGCCCGTCCCTGGAGCGCAGCGACGGCAGGTGCGTGTCGGCGTAGGTCGCGATGTTCGCGATCTCCGGGCGGGCGTGCAGGCGGGCGACGGTGGATCGCACCGCGCCGGCGAAGGCGGGGTCGTCCACCGTGGCGGTGGGGCTGGAGTACAGCACCACCACGTCGACGTCGCGCGCGCCGAGGTCGGCGGCGATACGGGCCGAGGCGCGCCCCGACTCGCTGCTGGGGTCGTCGAAGCCGCCGGACTTCAGGGTGTTGAACACGCCCCCGCCCCAGGCTCCGCCGATCAGGACGACCGCGATGCCGGCGGCGATCGCCGCCCAGCGGAACCTGACCAGGAGACGGCCCCAGGTCGTTAACATGAGCACTCCCGTAGTTGTACGTCGCAACCCTCGGAGGGAGAATACCCAAAGAGGGTTGTCCGCGGCAACCCATCCCGGCGCCTCGCCGTGCACACCTCGCGAGCCGCCGCCTCTGCCAACCCCCCTATCGCCAGCCGCGTTTGGGCGGCGGCGGCTGACCGCGGCGTTTGACTGCGCGGCCGCCGCGCCGGCCTCCGCAGTTGAACCTCCCGGGACCCGCGGTGACCGTGGTTAGTCTGGTGCGCGCCGTCGGCGGACCGGCACTCACCAGACTTCCCGTCGCCCGACTGGAGCGAACGTGACGAACTGCAATGTCTGCTCGCTCAGCGGCGAGCACCCCGGGATCAGCGTCGACGCGACCGGCCTGTGCAATCTCTGCCGCCTCGATATCGCGGGCGACCTGCTGGTGAACTTCCGCTACACCAGCGGGGTGTTCGACGAATTCCAGCGGGCCCCGCGGGATCCCGCGGCGCGCTACGACTGCCTGTTCATGTACAGCGGCGGCAAGGACAGCACCTACATGCTGGACAAGTTCGTCAACGAATACGGCAAGCGGGTCCTCGCCTACACCTTCGACGTCCCCTTCGAGAGCGCGCACGCCGCCGACAACATCAGGCTCGCCCGGGATCGGATCGACGCCGACTTCGTGCTCGACGCCGACGACGAGAACATCAAGAAGGTGATGCGGGAGGTCTTCAACCGCCCCGCGCCCGCCAAGCCCGGCTCGTACCTGGACGAGAAGCTGCCCTGCGCCTCCTGCCGGACCTTCTTCGTGCTGCGGGCCGTGCTGCACGCCTACCGCGGCGGCATCAAATACATCGCCATGTGCGCCGACCCGCAGCAGATCCTCACCATGGAGTCCAACGTCAGGGAGATCGTCCGCGGCTTCTACCAGCGCTTCGGCGACCGGCTCACCGACGAGGTCTTCCGCGGCGAGCTGGAACAGATCCTCTTCGCCGAGGACGACGAACTGCCGCGCATCGTCTTCCCCTTCATCGCCATGCGGCACGACTACGACCCGGACGCGATCGTGGCCGAGCTGAAGGCCAAGGGGCTCTACGAGTCCTCGCCGCTGGAGACCCACTGCACGCTCTTCCCGCTGCTGAACTACTACGCCTTCAAGCACTGGAACTGCATGTTCTACAAGCTCAACGCGGCCAGCCACGCGCGGGCGGTCCGGCGCAACGGCACCGGGAACGAGCGCTCGACCTTCAGCATCAAATTCCCGCAGGTCCTGGACATCACCGGCATCGAGGAACGGCTGCGGGAGGTGACCCTGGAGATCGCCGCGGGCGGGGGCGACCGCGAGGCGCAGCTGCGCGAGGTGACCGCGATCTTCCGCGACCTCGACGCCGACGAGGACGCGGCGCGCTTCGTCGCCAAGAGCTTCGTCGACATGCCCGAGGTCGCCGCCGACGTGGGCATCCGGCTGCCCTGACCGGGCCGCCCGACAGCTGACGGCCGGCCGCGCAGGGCCGAGGACGTAAGAGGACGGCCGCGTAAGGCCGAGGACGTAAGGACGCAAATCCGTGGCTCCAGTGGATCTTTCAGACGACGTCCGCGAGTCGGACGTGGCCATCGTCGGCATGGCCTGCCGCTTCCCCGGAGCGGAGAACACCGAGCGCTTCTGGCAGAACCTCCGCGACGGCACCAGGACGACGACCTACTTCACCGACGAGGAGCTGCTCGCGGCGGGCGTCGGCCCGCGCGACCTGGCCGACCCGCAGTATGTGAAGGCCGGCCAGATCCTGCCGGGGATCGACCGCTTCGACGCCGGGCTCTTCCGCATCCCCCGCGACGAGGCCGAGATCCTCGACCCGCAGCAGCGGATCTTCCTGGAATGCGCGCTCACCGCCCTGGAGGACGCCGGCTGCGACCCTGACCGGCACGCGGGCCCCATCGGGGTCTACGCGGGCGTCGGCCTCAACGCCTACGCGCTGCACCGGCTGGCGCAGCGGTACCGGGACGCCTCCGAGGTCGAGCGCTACCGGCTGATGATCGCCGTCGACAAGGACTTCCTGGCCACCCGGGTCTCCTACAAGCTCGGCCTGCGCGGGCCCAGCGTGAACGTCGGCACCGCCTGCTCCACCTCGCTCGTCGCTGTCCACCTGGCGTGCCTGGCGCTGCTCGGCGGCGAGTGCGACGCGGCGCTCGCCGGCAGCGCGCACATCCGATTCCCGCAGGACCAGGGCTACTTGCACCAGCCCGGCATGATCTTCTCCCCCGACGGCCACTGCCGCGCCTTCGACTCCAAGGCCCAGGGCACGGTCATCGGCAGCGGCGTCGGCGTGGTGCTCCTCAAGCGGCTCACCGACGCGCTGGCCGCCGGCGACCGGGTGCACGCGGTCATCAAGGGCTCGGCGATCAACAACGACGGCGCACTGAAGGCCAGTTACACCGCGCCCAGCGTCCAGGGCCAGGCGTCCGTCATCGCCGACGCGCTGGCCGTGGCGCAGTGCCCCCCGCAGACGATCGGCTACGTCGAGGCGCACGGCACCGGCACGGCGCTCGGCGACCCCATCGAAGTGGCCGCGCTGAACGAGGCGTTCGCCGCGGCGGGACCGACGCACTCGTGCGCGCTCGGCTCGGTGAAGTCCAACGTCGGCCACCTGGACACCGCCGCGGGCATGGCAGGGCTGATCAAGACGTCGCTGATGCTGCGGCACGCGACGCTGGTGCCGACCCTGGACTTCGAGGCGCCGAACCCCGAGATCCCCTTCGCGGAGGGGCCGTTCGAGGTCGCCACCGAGCTGTGCGACTGGCCGGCGCCGGACGGCTCCCCCCGGCGGGCGGGCGTCAGCGCCTTCGGCATCGGCGGGACCAACGCCCACGTCGTCCTCGAAGAGGCGCCGCCCGCCGCCCGGCGGCTCGAAGACCTCCCCACCGGACCCGAGCTGCTGCTGGTCTCCGCCGCCACCCCGGAGGCCGCCGACCGCGCCACCGCCGACCTCTCCCGCCACCTCCGCCGCCACGCCGCCACCCCCCTCCGCGACGTCGCCGCCACCCTCGCCCTCGGCCGCCGCACCCACCCCCACCGCCGCTTCGTCGTCGCGGCGGACACCCGCGACGCCGCCATGGCCCTCGCGGTGGCGGACCCCGCCCGGGTCCCCTCGGCGGAGGCCGCCTCCCCGGCGCACGGCGCCGCCTTCCTCTGTACCGGCGAGCCCGCCCCCGAGGCGGCCGCCCTCTACGCCCACTCCCCCGCCTTCCGCGCGGCGGTGGACGACTGCCTGGCGGCGGCGGGCGCCGACGGTGACGCCGTGGCCGCGCTGAGCGCGGGCGACGCCGTCTCCGCGGCGCTGGCCGAATACGCGACGGCGCAGCTGCTACGGGCCTGGGGCGTCCCGCCCGCCGCCCTCCTCGCCACGACCCCGTCCGGCTGGCGCGCGGCGGGCTGCCTTGCGGGCGCTTTCCCCCCGGCGACGATGCTCGACCCGGCGGCTACCTGCCCGCCCTTGCCTGCGGCGGGGCTGCCGCTGTGGGTGGCGGGAGCGTGGGCCGGTACGTCCGGCGGTACGCCCGCCGACGCGGCCGACGTGGACGCGGCCCTGGACGGCACCGGCTGGGCCCGGCTCGCCCTGGCCCCGGGTACGAGCACCCTGCTCACCACGCTCGGGCAGGCCTGGCTCGCGGGACTCGCCGTCGACTGGTCGGCCTTCTACGCCGACCGCCCCTTCCTCCGCACCTCCCTGCCGACCTACCCCTTCCAACGCGAGCGCTTCTGGTACGACCCGGCGCCCGACCCGGCCGCGTCCGGACCCGAACGCACCTCGCTCCGCGTCCAGTTGGCGGGCCGCCCGCTCGTCGTCCAGGTGTCCCTCCTCACCGAATACCTCCGCGACGAGATCGGCCGTGCCCTCGGCCCGCAGCCCACGGAGGACGGCCTCCCCGACCCGACGGCCGAACTGTTCGACCTCAACGCGGAGTCGCTGATGCTGATCGAGCTGACGGCGAAGCTCAGCGACGAACTGTCCTACCCGGTCCCGGCGACCGGCTTCATCGACTACCCGACGATCGACTCGTTCGTCGAGAACCTCTTCGAGGAGATGCGCTCGGCGGGCGCGACCCTGGATCAGCCCGCCTGACGCGGTGCCACCCGACCCCCGCCGGGTGGCACCACCCCAGCGCCCGCACCGACCGTCCATCCGCCCGGCGCACTCCGGCGCTGTCACCGCCGCGACACCCTCACCTGCGGGCCGCGGCCGCTCCGGCGGAACAAGCTACGCGCCGACGCGGCCACCGCGCGACCGCGCCTGTGCATTCACGGTTCGCGGTGAATCTGCTGGCGCGTCGTCATGAGCAGTTGGCGCAGGTCTTCGCGGGTCGGCAGGCGCCGGCTGCGGGGCGGGTGCCGGCGAGGCCCCCGCGCCGGCCGGTCACGCGTCCACCGCGGTGCGCCGTCCTGAGCCGTCGCCGGGCTCCCGGCCGACCCCACGCGCAGCCCCCGCCCACCTCCCCGCCGCCCGCGGGGCGAACGCGCCGACTCCGTCGGCCGCACAGCCCGCGCGGGCGAGCCGGGACGCCCCGCTCGCGGCAGCGCCCAAGGCATCTGCCGCTCCGGCGGCGGTGGGCGACGTGCGGTCGATGCGGTGCGCCCGCCGGCAGCCGCCCCGGGCGGGCCCAGCCCGCCCGCTCGGCGGTGGTCAGCCGCGCCGGCGGCGGCGGTGCAGCAGCGTGCGGTCGATGCGGGGGGCCGCGGGGGGCGCGGGCGTCCGGGAGGCGAGGCTGGCTGCCATCGTGCGGACGGTGGGGTGGCGGAACATGTCGACGGAGGTCAGGTGGAGCGCGAGGGCGGCGTTCAGGCGCTTGACCGCCTCCACCAGGAGGAGTGAGTTGCCGCCCGCGTCGAAGAAGTTGTCGTCGACGCCGATGTCGTCGCGGGCGAGGATCGCCCGCCAGACCGAGGCGACGGCCTCCTCGGGGCCGGGCCGGGGGCGGGCGGCCGGGGGCAGGGGCAGCGGAGAGGTGCGCGGCGGGGGCGGCAGGGCTCGGCGGTCGACCTTGCCGTTGCGCGTCAGCGGGATCTCGGCCAGCGGCACGAAGACCGCCGGGATCATGTAGGCGGGGAGGTCGCGCGCGAGGTGGCGCCGCAGGTCCGCGGGGGGCGGAAGCGAGGGTGCGGCGGCGGCCGTGGGCACCAGGTAGGCGACCAGCCGCTTCGTTCCCGCCGTGTCCTCGCGGGCCGTCACCACGGCCCGCCGCACCCCGGGATGCCGCCGCAACACCGCCTCGATCTCGCCGAGTTCGATGCGGAAGCCGTCGATCTTCACCTGGTCGTCGATCCGGCCGAGGTAGTCGAGCCTGCCGTCCGCCAGCCACCGCACGAGGTCGCCCGTGCGGTACAGGCGGCCGGTCCCGCCGAGCCCGTCGGGGACGAACTTCTCCGCGGTCAGCTCGGGCCGCCCGTGGTAGCCGTCGGCCACACCGGCGCCGCCGATGTACAGCTCTCCCGGCACGTACGGCGGAAGTGGCCGCCCGCGCCGGTCCATCACGTAGCAGCGGGTGTTGGCGATGGGCCGGCCCAGGGTGACCCTCTCGCCGGGCCCGACCCGGACGGCCGCCGACCAGACGGTGGTCTCGGTCGGACCGTAGAGATTCCACAACGCCCCGACCCGGCCCAGCAGTTCGCCTGCAAGGTCGGACGGCAGGGCCTCGCCCCCGCACAGGGCGCGCAGCGCCGGGTCGCCGTCCCACCCGGCTGCGACGAGCAGCCGCCAGGTCGCCGGGGTGGCCTGCATCAGCGTCGGCCGCGACCGTTCGAGCCGCGCGCGCAGCGCGAAGCCGTCGGAGGCGGCCTCCTCCGGCACCAGCTCCACGCACCCGCCCGTGACCAGCGGCAGGAACAGCTCAAGGCCCGCGATGTCGAAGCACACGGTGGTGACGGCCAGCAGCCGGTCCTGCTCCGTGCAGCCCGGCTCCGCGGCCATCGAGCGCAGGAAGTTCGCGAGGGCGCGGTGCGCGATGCGTACGCCCTTCGGCCGGCCGGTCGAGCCCGAGGTGTAGATGACGTAGGCGAGGTCGCCGGGCTCGGGCGGCGCGGCCACGGCGAGACCCGCCGGGTCCGGGCCGGACGCCTTCGTGACGTCCAACTCCGGTACGTCCAGCTGCCGCACGGCATCCGGCAGCGGCAGGCCGCCGCCCGTCAGCAGCAGGCGTACGCCCGCGTCCTCCAGCATCGTCCGGACGCGGTCCGGCGGGTAGACGGGGTCCAGCGGTACGTACGCGGCCCCGGCCCGCATGACGCCGAGCAGCGCCGCGACCAGGTCGGCGGAACGGCCGAGGTAGACGCCGACCAGGTCGCCGCGCCCGACACCGGCGGCGGTCATGGCCGCGGCCAACCGCTGTGCTCGGGCGTCGAGTTGGGCGTAGGTGAGCGTCTCGCGGTCCGAGACCACCGCCACGGCGGCGGGCCGCCGCGCCGCCTGCTCGGCGAACAGCGCCGGCAGGCACGCGTCGGGCCCGGGGGCGGTCGCGGTGGCGTTCCACTCCTCCACGACCCGCGCCCGCCGCGCCCCGGACAGCAGCGGCACCTCCGCGACGTCGCCGGGGGCGTCGCACAGCGCCCGGAGGAAGCCCTCGAAGTCCGCGATGAGCGCTTCCGCCGCCTCGGGCCCGACCCGGTCCCCGGCCAGCCACACCCGGCAGCCCCCGGGCTCGACGACAACCCGCGCCACGGTCCCGGTCCCCGGCTCACCCTCCCCTCCGACGCCCACCTCGACGCGCAGCCCCCCGCTCCCGGCCGCGACCGCCGGACAGCGGGCGGCGAGATCGGTCAGATACGAGCCGGCTTCCGCCTCCGCCGTCTTCACCGCGACCTCGGCGCAATACCCGGCGAACGTCCGCCCGGACGCGGGCGCCGGCAGCCGCAGCGGCACGGTGGGCGCGAAGAAGTCGCCTTGCGGCGCGGCCGGCCGATACGCGACGTCGACCTCCGGGTCCTCCGCGGTGCGGGCCCAGAACAACAACGCGGCGGCCAGGACGGCCACTTGCGGCTCGGCCCGACCTGCTTCGGCGAGGGTCGCCGGGGCGGCCAGCACGTACTCCGTCCCGGCCGGTGGGCCGGAGCGCCCCGAAGAGCCACTTTCGGACGGTGACGACGTGCACCCCGCCGACGGCTGGTCGCGCCCCTGAGGGGCACCGCCCGCCGCGGAGGGCGACCCCAGGGGCGCGGGGAACGGCGCGCTCAGCCCATCACCGGGCGGGGGGTCGGAGCGGGCGGGAGTGGTGGCTTGTGTCCAGGGGAGGTCGTACGGGCGGATGTTCGCGAGGCGGTGGGTCCAGCGGGGCTCGGACGGGCGGGTGGACGTCATGCGGGTCACGAGGGTGGACACGGCGGCTGGGGTCGGGAGGGGGAGGAGGGTACCCGGGCGGAGGGCGGGGGGCGGGACGGGGATGCCGTCGGGGGTGCGGAGGTCGGTGATCGTGAGGGACGAGTCCGCGGTGGCGACCGTGAGCCCGGCCGCGTCGGCGGCCAGCAGCGTGCCCGGCGGCGACGGCACGGGAGGCGGCGGCGCAAGGCGGGACGCGCCGACGACGACGTACCCGCCGGGGACGAGGAGCTTGGCCGTGCCGAAGCCGTTGTCCCCCCGGCCCAGCCCCGCCGCGCGGACCAGCGCGTGCAACTGGCGCCCCCGGCGCGTCCAGCGGAGCAGGCCGCCGTCCGGCAGGACGTCGCCGCGGGCGTGGTAGGTGCGCAGCAGCATGTCCTGCGGCTCGGGCCGGGCGCCCCCGGCGGCCAGCAGGTCGGCCAGGTCGGCGAAGGAGTCCATGCCGGCCTGGAAGCAGGCGGTGTTGAGGTCGTAGGCGGTGTCGTCGGGCCCGACCGGGAAGCGGCGTCGGAGCAGGATGTCGCCCTCGTCGGCGCCCGCGGTCATCACGTGCCAGGTCACGCCGTGTTCGGCGGGGGACTCCAGCAGCGCCCAACTCGTGGCGTACACACCGGCGTGCCGCGGCAGGAGCGCGTCGTGGAAGTTGATCGGCAGCCGGCGCGGCAGGTCGAGGAGCCGTTGGGGCACGATCCGCATGTTGGTGATGCTGAAGAGGTAGTCGAACGGCTCCCCGTTCAGCGCGGTTTCGACGCCGTCGAGGCTCGCGATGGCCGGGATGCCGCGCGTCCGGGCCCAGTTCCTCAGGTCCGGGTCGGGGGACACCAGTAGCGAGAGGCGGTGGCCGCGCGCCAGCCACAGGGCGGCGCACTCGGCGAGCAGCGCGTGCTCGCCGGCCATGACGGCGGAAAGCGGCTCACCCGGCATGGTCCGTACCGCCGGCGGCACGGGCGGCGGTCCTGGCGAGGCGGGTGCTGGGCGGCTGGAAGACCAGGGCGACGTTGTGGCCGCCGAAGGCGGAGGACGTCGACAGGGCGGCCCTGACCGGCGCGGTGCGGGCGCCGCCCCTGACGTGGTCGAGGTCGCACTTCGGGTCCGGGTCGTCCAGGTTGTGGGTCGGCGGCAGTGTGCCGCCGGCCAGCGCCAGGACGGTGGCCGCCGCCTCCACCGCGCCGGAGCCGCCGAGCAGGTGCCCGGTGACGCCCTTGGTCGAGCTGACCGCGGGCTGGTCGGGCCCGAACACCTGCTGGATCGCGGCGGCTTCCGCCATGTCGCCGATCTTCGTGCCGGTGCCGTGCGCGTTGACGTAGCCGATGTCGGCGAGGTCGAGCCCGGCACGGGCGATCGCGCTGCGCAGGCAGGCGGCGACGCCGGAGCCGTCCGGGTTGGGCATGATCAGGTGGAAGGCGTCGGTGGTGGAGCCCCAGCCGACCAGGTCGGCGTATCCGGCGGCGCCGCGCGCGTCGGCGAAGTCGGCGCGCTCCACGACCAGCATGCCGCCGCCCTCGCCGAGCACGAAGCCGTTGCGCCGGGAGTCGAAGGGGCGGCTGGCCGCGGTCGGGTCGTCCTCCCAACCGGTGGCCAGCGCACGGGCGTTGCGGAAGCCGGCGATGCCGGTGAGGCCGCCGAGGGTGGCCTCGGTGCCGCCGCACACCACGACGTCGGCGTCACCGGCGGAGATCAGCCGGAAGGCCTCCGCGATGGCGTGCGCGCTCGCCGCGCAGGCGGTGGTGACGGTCGAACTGAAGCCGCGGATACCGTGCTTGAGCGCGATGCGCGCGGTCGCCATGTTCGGCAGGAAGGCCGAGTAGAGGTACGAGCTGACACCGGGGGCGCCGCGCTCGCCGGACGCGCGGGCCTGCCGCTCGAAGGTGATCATGCCGCCGGCGCCGGTGGCGGCGATGACGGCGACCCGGTAGGGGTCCACGTCCTCGCCGATCGTGATGCCCGCGTCGGCGAGCGCCGCGTCCGCCGCGGCGACGGCCATCAGCGTGAAGCGGTCGGCGACGCTGCGGTCGTGCCGCGGCACCAGGGCTGCGGGGTCGAGGTCGGGGGCGATGCCCGCCGAGTCGATGATGCCGTGCGCCACATGGCCTTCCGGGGGGCGTACGAGTCCGGAGCGCGGCTCGCACAGCGCCTCGAAGAATTCCGCCACGTCCGTGCCCAGGGGGGTGACCAGGCCGATGCCGGTCACCACCGCCCGCGGTGCTGTGCTGTTCACTGCCCGGCCGCCTTCCGTTTCAGGCCGCGGGACCGGCGGCCGAGGTGGTGCCCATCCGCTCGACCACCAGCGAGGCGAATTCGTCGAGGGTGAGGTCCGCCATCCCGGGCAGTTCCTCGTCGGCGAACTTCACGCCGAAGTC includes:
- a CDS encoding phosphopantetheine-binding protein; the protein is MAPVDLSDDVRESDVAIVGMACRFPGAENTERFWQNLRDGTRTTTYFTDEELLAAGVGPRDLADPQYVKAGQILPGIDRFDAGLFRIPRDEAEILDPQQRIFLECALTALEDAGCDPDRHAGPIGVYAGVGLNAYALHRLAQRYRDASEVERYRLMIAVDKDFLATRVSYKLGLRGPSVNVGTACSTSLVAVHLACLALLGGECDAALAGSAHIRFPQDQGYLHQPGMIFSPDGHCRAFDSKAQGTVIGSGVGVVLLKRLTDALAAGDRVHAVIKGSAINNDGALKASYTAPSVQGQASVIADALAVAQCPPQTIGYVEAHGTGTALGDPIEVAALNEAFAAAGPTHSCALGSVKSNVGHLDTAAGMAGLIKTSLMLRHATLVPTLDFEAPNPEIPFAEGPFEVATELCDWPAPDGSPRRAGVSAFGIGGTNAHVVLEEAPPAARRLEDLPTGPELLLVSAATPEAADRATADLSRHLRRHAATPLRDVAATLALGRRTHPHRRFVVAADTRDAAMALAVADPARVPSAEAASPAHGAAFLCTGEPAPEAAALYAHSPAFRAAVDDCLAAAGADGDAVAALSAGDAVSAALAEYATAQLLRAWGVPPAALLATTPSGWRAAGCLAGAFPPATMLDPAATCPPLPAAGLPLWVAGAWAGTSGGTPADAADVDAALDGTGWARLALAPGTSTLLTTLGQAWLAGLAVDWSAFYADRPFLRTSLPTYPFQRERFWYDPAPDPAASGPERTSLRVQLAGRPLVVQVSLLTEYLRDEIGRALGPQPTEDGLPDPTAELFDLNAESLMLIELTAKLSDELSYPVPATGFIDYPTIDSFVENLFEEMRSAGATLDQPA
- a CDS encoding beta-ketoacyl-[acyl-carrier-protein] synthase family protein, producing MNSTAPRAVVTGIGLVTPLGTDVAEFFEALCEPRSGLVRPPEGHVAHGIIDSAGIAPDLDPAALVPRHDRSVADRFTLMAVAAADAALADAGITIGEDVDPYRVAVIAATGAGGMITFERQARASGERGAPGVSSYLYSAFLPNMATARIALKHGIRGFSSTVTTACAASAHAIAEAFRLISAGDADVVVCGGTEATLGGLTGIAGFRNARALATGWEDDPTAASRPFDSRRNGFVLGEGGGMLVVERADFADARGAAGYADLVGWGSTTDAFHLIMPNPDGSGVAACLRSAIARAGLDLADIGYVNAHGTGTKIGDMAEAAAIQQVFGPDQPAVSSTKGVTGHLLGGSGAVEAAATVLALAGGTLPPTHNLDDPDPKCDLDHVRGGARTAPVRAALSTSSAFGGHNVALVFQPPSTRLARTAARAAGGTDHAG
- a CDS encoding OzmP — translated: MTNCNVCSLSGEHPGISVDATGLCNLCRLDIAGDLLVNFRYTSGVFDEFQRAPRDPAARYDCLFMYSGGKDSTYMLDKFVNEYGKRVLAYTFDVPFESAHAADNIRLARDRIDADFVLDADDENIKKVMREVFNRPAPAKPGSYLDEKLPCASCRTFFVLRAVLHAYRGGIKYIAMCADPQQILTMESNVREIVRGFYQRFGDRLTDEVFRGELEQILFAEDDELPRIVFPFIAMRHDYDPDAIVAELKAKGLYESSPLETHCTLFPLLNYYAFKHWNCMFYKLNAASHARAVRRNGTGNERSTFSIKFPQVLDITGIEERLREVTLEIAAGGGDREAQLREVTAIFRDLDADEDAARFVAKSFVDMPEVAADVGIRLP
- a CDS encoding amino acid adenylation domain-containing protein, whose translation is MPGEPLSAVMAGEHALLAECAALWLARGHRLSLLVSPDPDLRNWARTRGIPAIASLDGVETALNGEPFDYLFSITNMRIVPQRLLDLPRRLPINFHDALLPRHAGVYATSWALLESPAEHGVTWHVMTAGADEGDILLRRRFPVGPDDTAYDLNTACFQAGMDSFADLADLLAAGGARPEPQDMLLRTYHARGDVLPDGGLLRWTRRGRQLHALVRAAGLGRGDNGFGTAKLLVPGGYVVVGASRLAPPPPVPSPPGTLLAADAAGLTVATADSSLTITDLRTPDGIPVPPPALRPGTLLPLPTPAAVSTLVTRMTSTRPSEPRWTHRLANIRPYDLPWTQATTPARSDPPPGDGLSAPFPAPLGSPSAAGGAPQGRDQPSAGCTSSPSESGSSGRSGPPAGTEYVLAAPATLAEAGRAEPQVAVLAAALLFWARTAEDPEVDVAYRPAAPQGDFFAPTVPLRLPAPASGRTFAGYCAEVAVKTAEAEAGSYLTDLAARCPAVAAGSGGLRVEVGVGGEGEPGTGTVARVVVEPGGCRVWLAGDRVGPEAAEALIADFEGFLRALCDAPGDVAEVPLLSGARRARVVEEWNATATAPGPDACLPALFAEQAARRPAAVAVVSDRETLTYAQLDARAQRLAAAMTAAGVGRGDLVGVYLGRSADLVAALLGVMRAGAAYVPLDPVYPPDRVRTMLEDAGVRLLLTGGGLPLPDAVRQLDVPELDVTKASGPDPAGLAVAAPPEPGDLAYVIYTSGSTGRPKGVRIAHRALANFLRSMAAEPGCTEQDRLLAVTTVCFDIAGLELFLPLVTGGCVELVPEEAASDGFALRARLERSRPTLMQATPATWRLLVAAGWDGDPALRALCGGEALPSDLAGELLGRVGALWNLYGPTETTVWSAAVRVGPGERVTLGRPIANTRCYVMDRRGRPLPPYVPGELYIGGAGVADGYHGRPELTAEKFVPDGLGGTGRLYRTGDLVRWLADGRLDYLGRIDDQVKIDGFRIELGEIEAVLRRHPGVRRAVVTAREDTAGTKRLVAYLVPTAAAAPSLPPPADLRRHLARDLPAYMIPAVFVPLAEIPLTRNGKVDRRALPPPPRTSPLPLPPAARPRPGPEEAVASVWRAILARDDIGVDDNFFDAGGNSLLLVEAVKRLNAALALHLTSVDMFRHPTVRTMAASLASRTPAPPAAPRIDRTLLHRRRRRG